Proteins co-encoded in one Osmerus mordax isolate fOsmMor3 chromosome 11, fOsmMor3.pri, whole genome shotgun sequence genomic window:
- the rffl gene encoding E3 ubiquitin-protein ligase rififylin isoform X1, whose amino-acid sequence MLASCCNWFCLDAATVEDTNSSTRHQAYTNSGYSSHPSPPLADPTCKACGGRFDTPARKHVCMDCKKTYCARCSAQLEPRPRLCHTCQRFHGTLFERTELMKLKVKDLRDYLHLHEVSTQMCREKEELVELVLGQQTPPPPDNTGPQTPAPASTTQQQPAPVPAPITTAPITTAPVTTAPSTHADLPEPAHQPQAQEDNVTPASVSVSSGPEETPDTEADTEADTELQAEQEQQSDTEEVLAPGRRASLSDLASAEDIEALSVRQLKEILARNFVNYKGCCEKWELMERVTRLYHDQKDLQNMVSNTIDGTGDPSTTPGMEDSLCKICMDSPIDCVLLECGHMVTCTKCGKRMNECPICRQYVVRAVHVFRS is encoded by the exons ATGTTGGCGTCCTGCTGCAACTGGTTCTGTCTGGACGCCGCCACCGTGGAGGATACCAACAGCAGCACTCGCCACCAGGCCTACACAAATTCAGGCTACAGcagccacccctctcccccgctTGCGGACCCCACGTGCAAGGCCTGCGGAGGCCGCTTCGACACCCCAGCCAGGAAG CATGTCTGCATGGACTGTAAGAAGACCTACTGCGCTAGGTGTTCGGCCCAGCTAGAACCTCGACCGCGGCTGTGCCACACCTGCCAGCGTTTCCATGGCACCCTGTTTGAGCGCACGGAGCTGATGAAGTTGAAGGTGAAGGACCTGCGCGACTACCTCCACCTGCACGAGGTGTCCACGCAGATGTGCCGCGagaaggaggagctggtggagctGGTCCTGGGCCAGCAGACGCCGCCTCCGCCCGACAACACGGGACCCCagaccccagctccagcctccaCGACACAGCAACAACCCGCTCCGGTTCCTGCTCCCATCACCACGGCACCCATCACCACGGCACCCGTCACCACGGCACCCTCCACTCACGCCGACCTCCCGGAGCCCGCCCACCAGCCACAGGCCCAGGAGGACAATGTG ACTCCAGCGTCGGTGTCGGTGAGCTCTGGTCCTGAGGAGACACCAGACACTGAGGCAGACACTGAGGCAGACACAGAGctgcaggcagaacaagagCAGCAG TCGGACACGGAGGAGGTGCTGGCGCCTGGCCGCCGGGCGTCCCTGTCTGACCTGGCCTCGGCAGAGGACATCGAGGCCCTGAGCGTCCGACAGCTCAAGGAGATCCTGGCTCGCAACTTTGTCAACTACAAGGGCTGCTGTGAGAAGTGGGAGCTGATGGAGAGGGTGACGCGCCTCTACCACGACCAGAAGGACCTCCAGAACATGG TTTCGAATACCATTGACGGTACTGGTG ACCCCAGCACCACCCCAGGCATGGAGGACAGCCTGTGTAAGATCTGCATGGACTCTCCTATCGACTGTGTCCTGCTGGAGTGTGGTCACATGGTCACCTGCACCAAGTGTGGCAAGCGCATGAACGAGTGCCCCATCTGCAGGCAGTATGTGGTGCGTGCCGTGCACGTGTTCAGATCCTGA
- the rffl gene encoding E3 ubiquitin-protein ligase rififylin isoform X2, producing MLASCCNWFCLDAATVEDTNSSTRHQAYTNSGYSSHPSPPLADPTCKACGGRFDTPARKHVCMDCKKTYCARCSAQLEPRPRLCHTCQRFHGTLFERTELMKLKVKDLRDYLHLHEVSTQMCREKEELVELVLGQQTPPPPDNTGPQTPAPASTTQQQPAPVPAPITTAPITTAPVTTAPSTHADLPEPAHQPQAQEDNVSDTEEVLAPGRRASLSDLASAEDIEALSVRQLKEILARNFVNYKGCCEKWELMERVTRLYHDQKDLQNMVSNTIDGTGDPSTTPGMEDSLCKICMDSPIDCVLLECGHMVTCTKCGKRMNECPICRQYVVRAVHVFRS from the exons ATGTTGGCGTCCTGCTGCAACTGGTTCTGTCTGGACGCCGCCACCGTGGAGGATACCAACAGCAGCACTCGCCACCAGGCCTACACAAATTCAGGCTACAGcagccacccctctcccccgctTGCGGACCCCACGTGCAAGGCCTGCGGAGGCCGCTTCGACACCCCAGCCAGGAAG CATGTCTGCATGGACTGTAAGAAGACCTACTGCGCTAGGTGTTCGGCCCAGCTAGAACCTCGACCGCGGCTGTGCCACACCTGCCAGCGTTTCCATGGCACCCTGTTTGAGCGCACGGAGCTGATGAAGTTGAAGGTGAAGGACCTGCGCGACTACCTCCACCTGCACGAGGTGTCCACGCAGATGTGCCGCGagaaggaggagctggtggagctGGTCCTGGGCCAGCAGACGCCGCCTCCGCCCGACAACACGGGACCCCagaccccagctccagcctccaCGACACAGCAACAACCCGCTCCGGTTCCTGCTCCCATCACCACGGCACCCATCACCACGGCACCCGTCACCACGGCACCCTCCACTCACGCCGACCTCCCGGAGCCCGCCCACCAGCCACAGGCCCAGGAGGACAATGTG TCGGACACGGAGGAGGTGCTGGCGCCTGGCCGCCGGGCGTCCCTGTCTGACCTGGCCTCGGCAGAGGACATCGAGGCCCTGAGCGTCCGACAGCTCAAGGAGATCCTGGCTCGCAACTTTGTCAACTACAAGGGCTGCTGTGAGAAGTGGGAGCTGATGGAGAGGGTGACGCGCCTCTACCACGACCAGAAGGACCTCCAGAACATGG TTTCGAATACCATTGACGGTACTGGTG ACCCCAGCACCACCCCAGGCATGGAGGACAGCCTGTGTAAGATCTGCATGGACTCTCCTATCGACTGTGTCCTGCTGGAGTGTGGTCACATGGTCACCTGCACCAAGTGTGGCAAGCGCATGAACGAGTGCCCCATCTGCAGGCAGTATGTGGTGCGTGCCGTGCACGTGTTCAGATCCTGA